One genomic region from Sparus aurata chromosome 15, fSpaAur1.1, whole genome shotgun sequence encodes:
- the LOC115596464 gene encoding cofilin-1-like: MTSGVKCTDQVKDICKEMRVVKSDADQQKRIRLVLFKIEDSCIDVSRCVCEEELVKDGKDGFSCFQEMMVEGECCYILYDCHFDTKECRNKEELVFLTWCSDGASIKNKMCYAASKDAIKKCVGSIKHNLEMTEKVDCVNRAMFAEKLGKGIISLEGVSC; the protein is encoded by the exons ATG ACGTCTGGAGTGAAATGCACCGACCAGGTGAAGGATATCTGCAAAGAAATGAGAGTTGTGAAGAGTGATGCCGATCAGCAGAAGCGCATCAGACTCGTCTTGTTTAAAATCGAGGATAGCTGCATCGACGTGTCTAGATGTGTCTGCGAGGAAGAACTGGTTAAGGATGGCAAGGATGGCTTCTCTTGCTTCCAGGAAATGATGGTGGAAGGAGAATGCTGCTACATACTGTATGACTGCCACTTCGACACCAAGGAATGCAGAAACAAAGAAGAACTGGTCTTTTTGACATG GTGTTCTGACGGTGCAagcatcaaaaataaaatgtgctacGCTGCCTCAAAAGATGCTATAAAGAAGTGCGTGGGaa GTATCAAACATAATCTCGAAATGACTGAAAAGGTGGACTGCGTCAACAGGGCGATGTTTGCAGAAAAGCTGGGTAAAGGCATCATCAGTCTCGAGGGTGTGTCGTGTTAA